The proteins below are encoded in one region of Ferroplasma acidiphilum:
- a CDS encoding IS256-like element ISFac7 family transposase, with translation MQDQLKEVKEKIKSYGLNRENMRDLKKWILNDLMNEEAEEQINASRYERNSNRKDYRNGYKQRSLLTTDGKVILDKPQFRETSFHTAVFDNYSRVEKSVESIILESYLSGVSTRSVNKVIKSLGIEVSPSYVSSLSSRLDKTVNEFLERKIDGEYKFIYIDGTYLKIRNNGRYRNKAIYICVGINSDGYREVLGARIYDSETEIEWELFFDDLKDRGLNGVEMVISDGNKGIREAVKQSFPGSSWQYCHVHFMRNLRKSTGKQQWKFLSLLIKQALDNPDILPLLQDKLFDRGLDKCSTMFDKYYDSLYNYRSFNTNIQGLRRLRVSNTIERLNAEIKRRTKKIGAFPSDDSAMRLAGSIMIDINEEYVTGRKYINMEEINSQ, from the coding sequence GTGCAAGACCAATTAAAAGAAGTAAAAGAAAAGATAAAAAGTTATGGATTGAACAGGGAGAATATGAGAGATTTAAAGAAATGGATTCTTAATGATCTCATGAATGAGGAAGCAGAGGAACAGATCAATGCATCCAGGTATGAGAGAAATAGCAATAGAAAGGATTACAGGAATGGGTATAAGCAGAGATCATTGTTAACAACAGATGGAAAGGTTATATTAGATAAGCCACAGTTCAGGGAAACATCTTTCCATACAGCTGTATTTGACAATTATTCCAGAGTAGAAAAATCAGTAGAATCCATAATACTGGAATCATACCTGAGCGGTGTATCTACAAGAAGCGTTAATAAGGTAATAAAATCCTTAGGCATAGAAGTATCACCATCCTATGTGTCATCATTATCCTCAAGGCTTGATAAAACAGTAAATGAATTCCTTGAAAGGAAGATTGATGGAGAATATAAATTCATATATATAGATGGAACATACCTTAAAATAAGAAATAATGGGAGGTACAGGAATAAGGCAATATACATCTGTGTAGGGATTAACAGTGATGGATATCGTGAAGTTCTTGGAGCAAGAATATATGACTCTGAAACTGAAATAGAGTGGGAACTATTCTTTGATGATCTTAAGGATAGGGGATTGAATGGTGTTGAGATGGTAATATCAGATGGCAATAAGGGTATTAGGGAAGCAGTTAAACAGTCATTCCCTGGATCATCTTGGCAATACTGCCATGTCCATTTTATGAGGAACTTAAGGAAATCAACGGGAAAACAGCAATGGAAGTTTCTATCATTGCTTATAAAACAGGCACTGGATAATCCTGATATACTCCCTTTACTGCAGGATAAGCTTTTTGATAGAGGATTAGATAAATGTTCTACTATGTTCGATAAATACTATGATTCATTATACAACTACAGATCATTCAATACAAATATACAGGGATTAAGGAGATTAAGAGTATCCAATACTATAGAACGTTTAAATGCAGAAATAAAAAGAAGGACTAAGAAAATAGGTGCATTTCCATCTGATGATTCTGCAATGAGATTGGCAGGCTCAATAATGATAGACATAAATGAGGAGTATGTAACAGGAAGAAAATATATAAATATGGAGGAAATCAACAGTCAGTAA
- the purN gene encoding phosphoribosylglycinamide formyltransferase — MKKILVLASGNGTNFQAIIDAIDNNVIEDAKITKLICNNKRANVMQIARDNGILPVLIDTKNNDYNKTIYEIISGDNPDLIVLDGYMKILPDFIINKFLYKIINIHPSLLPAFGGKGYYGKRCTKRL; from the coding sequence ATGAAAAAAATTTTGGTTCTTGCTTCAGGAAATGGAACAAACTTTCAGGCAATAATAGATGCAATTGATAACAATGTAATAGAGGATGCGAAAATAACTAAATTAATATGCAACAATAAAAGGGCAAATGTAATGCAAATAGCTAGGGACAATGGAATATTGCCTGTATTAATCGATACAAAAAATAATGATTACAATAAAACAATATACGAAATAATATCAGGAGATAATCCTGATTTAATAGTTTTAGATGGCTATATGAAAATACTTCCCGATTTTATTATAAACAAATTTTTATACAAAATAATAAATATTCATCCTTCATTATTGCCTGCTTTTGGTGGCAAAGGATATTACGGAAAAAGGTGCACGAAGCGGTTATAA
- a CDS encoding pyridoxal phosphate-dependent aminotransferase: protein MVSSRVNGINESATVSMSNKAAELKAAGKTIYSFGIGEPDFTTPEEIIDYAFKEAREGKTHYTPSAGIMELREKIAEKMKKKNNIDATASNVLVTPTKFSLNLALYSIIDPGEEVLLPAPYYVSYPDIIKLNQGKMITVPTDENYEFDFQEMKKYISPKTKAFMFNNPVNPTGKVYSEKSLRALADFILENDLYLISDEIYEDLIYKGRMFSPGSIEEMKDKTVTLSGFSKSYAMTGWRIGYMVAPLDIIKAANKVQQQTLTCAPSISQYGAMKALEDEESVAKMRQEFAKRRDLTVSLLKEIDGITLYEPEGAFYAFPGYSTEKADDKLSMELLEKYNVIVTPGSPFGAPGHFRISYATSQDVIREGIGRIEKYFNNL, encoded by the coding sequence ATGGTATCTTCCAGAGTAAACGGCATAAACGAATCTGCCACTGTCAGTATGTCCAATAAGGCTGCAGAACTGAAAGCAGCAGGAAAAACAATCTACAGTTTCGGTATAGGGGAACCGGACTTTACAACGCCTGAAGAAATAATAGATTATGCTTTTAAAGAAGCCAGAGAGGGAAAAACCCATTATACCCCATCGGCAGGCATTATGGAATTAAGGGAGAAAATAGCAGAAAAAATGAAGAAAAAGAATAATATAGATGCAACTGCATCAAATGTTCTGGTTACACCAACTAAATTTTCACTGAATCTGGCATTGTATTCGATTATAGATCCTGGTGAAGAAGTTCTCCTTCCGGCACCTTATTATGTATCATATCCTGATATAATAAAGTTGAATCAGGGCAAAATGATAACAGTACCTACGGATGAAAATTATGAATTTGATTTTCAGGAAATGAAAAAATACATATCGCCCAAAACAAAGGCATTTATGTTTAACAATCCTGTGAATCCAACGGGAAAGGTATATTCAGAGAAATCATTGAGGGCACTTGCAGACTTTATACTGGAAAATGACCTTTATCTGATTTCGGATGAGATTTATGAAGATTTAATCTACAAAGGCAGGATGTTTTCTCCAGGGTCTATAGAGGAGATGAAGGATAAAACAGTAACATTAAGCGGATTTTCAAAAAGTTACGCTATGACCGGCTGGAGGATAGGATATATGGTGGCACCATTGGATATAATAAAAGCTGCTAATAAGGTCCAGCAGCAGACATTGACCTGTGCACCTTCCATATCACAATATGGTGCAATGAAAGCACTCGAGGATGAAGAAAGTGTTGCAAAGATGAGGCAGGAATTCGCAAAAAGGCGGGATTTAACGGTTTCCCTGTTGAAAGAGATAGATGGGATAACGTTATATGAACCTGAAGGGGCTTTTTATGCATTTCCGGGATATTCGACTGAAAAGGCAGATGATAAGTTATCTATGGAACTTCTTGAAAAATACAACGTTATTGTTACACCAGGGAGTCCATTTGGAGCTCCCGGGCATTTCAGGATTTCCTATGCCACATCACAGGATGTTATCAGGGAAGGTATTGGAAGAATAGAGAAATATTTCAATAATTTATAA
- a CDS encoding MBL fold metallo-hydrolase gives MKISDSIEKIDGAMANSYLIMIDGMNIIVDAGTPGSGKKITGYLEDHKIKLDAILITHYHVDHVGGLSRIYEKYHPEIFVPANELSIISGSEPVPPKPFLPKFASTIMRARKVKDLKPSSDMNISGIELVKTPGHTRDSTSYYLKEQKVVFSGDAAVNLKGVPGYNKGFAANPENAEKSLKAIRTMDALILPGHGDKMDLRTGI, from the coding sequence ATGAAAATTTCAGATTCAATTGAAAAGATAGATGGAGCTATGGCAAATTCGTATCTCATAATGATTGACGGAATGAACATTATTGTGGACGCCGGCACACCGGGTTCAGGTAAGAAAATTACAGGATACCTGGAAGATCATAAAATTAAGCTAGATGCAATACTCATAACACATTATCACGTTGACCATGTAGGGGGACTTTCCAGAATTTATGAAAAATACCATCCTGAAATCTTTGTCCCTGCTAATGAGCTCAGTATTATATCAGGGTCTGAACCTGTTCCACCAAAACCTTTCTTGCCTAAATTTGCATCCACAATTATGCGTGCCCGGAAAGTGAAGGACCTGAAACCATCTTCAGATATGAATATCTCCGGCATTGAACTGGTAAAAACGCCTGGGCATACAAGGGATTCAACATCATACTATCTAAAGGAACAGAAAGTAGTCTTCAGTGGAGATGCCGCTGTAAATCTTAAAGGTGTTCCGGGATACAATAAAGGATTCGCAGCGAACCCGGAAAATGCAGAGAAATCTCTTAAAGCCATACGTACCATGGATGCATTAATCCTGCCCGGTCATGGCGATAAAATGGATTTAAGGACAGGCATCTAA
- a CDS encoding amino acid permease: MVITHTKLKRDSVGLLQGIFQSLGQVAPAADIAILLVASFSISGAQTVMSVIIGWIIYALWMITPYEFSKIKSNSGSYYAYAAGATEKGRLGPITALSFMYYDITGAAFGILGLSSFIFLMAPEVTSIPYLWILFAGIFTAFIIIVTYLGIRPSLNYTAITGLLEIMFLLIGSIIIIIRVGGHNSVVPFEITGPYSVGFSSIMFASVFSILDFTGSGVVTTISEEISKPKKNIGKSIIFAMVLTAVALIPAAYALTVGWGVSSIGSFASHSDAGLTVFSRYLGPIGLVLLIVFTINSYFSNGVSKATAVSRWWYSAARDHVVFPETIGKINEKHHSPANAAIIWAGLSFVLDVIMGLIFGPLSAAFVLEAGTGISIVIVHMIANTSLTLYTRRVNRFNLLKHGILPSLATIIGLVVIYFTMSDIFKKFLVTPSAVNDAYFVSFVVTILWILLGGIVVTLYYRIKKPEILKDAGEFNMKSRT, encoded by the coding sequence ATGGTTATTACTCACACCAAATTAAAGAGAGACTCTGTCGGGCTTTTGCAGGGAATTTTCCAATCTCTGGGGCAGGTGGCGCCGGCCGCCGATATAGCTATATTGCTTGTAGCTTCATTTTCAATTTCCGGAGCCCAGACAGTTATGTCTGTAATTATAGGCTGGATTATATATGCATTATGGATGATTACACCCTATGAATTTTCCAAAATTAAATCAAATTCGGGTAGTTATTATGCATATGCTGCAGGAGCAACTGAAAAGGGAAGGCTGGGGCCAATAACGGCATTAAGCTTCATGTATTATGATATTACAGGAGCCGCATTTGGAATACTAGGGCTTTCAAGCTTTATATTCCTTATGGCCCCTGAGGTTACTTCCATACCCTATCTCTGGATTCTGTTTGCAGGTATTTTTACCGCTTTCATTATAATTGTAACATATCTCGGTATCCGGCCCTCATTGAATTATACAGCAATAACAGGGTTGCTGGAAATTATGTTTCTCCTGATAGGATCCATAATTATTATTATAAGGGTAGGCGGGCATAATTCTGTGGTGCCATTTGAGATTACAGGGCCCTATAGCGTTGGATTTTCATCTATAATGTTCGCTTCTGTTTTCTCAATTCTGGACTTTACAGGTTCAGGTGTAGTTACCACAATATCTGAGGAGATAAGCAAGCCGAAGAAAAACATTGGAAAATCTATAATATTTGCTATGGTCCTCACTGCAGTTGCACTTATACCGGCAGCATACGCTTTAACAGTTGGCTGGGGAGTCAGCAGTATTGGGAGTTTTGCATCACATAGCGATGCTGGTTTAACTGTTTTCTCGAGATACCTTGGACCTATAGGGCTGGTGCTTTTGATAGTGTTTACAATTAACAGCTATTTTTCAAACGGAGTTTCAAAGGCAACTGCAGTTAGCAGATGGTGGTACTCGGCGGCCAGGGACCATGTGGTATTTCCAGAAACTATAGGAAAAATTAATGAAAAACACCATTCTCCTGCCAATGCTGCAATAATATGGGCTGGACTTTCATTTGTGCTTGACGTAATCATGGGCCTCATTTTTGGCCCGCTCAGTGCCGCCTTTGTACTTGAAGCTGGCACAGGGATCTCTATAGTAATAGTCCATATGATTGCAAATACATCGCTTACTCTATATACCAGAAGAGTTAATAGGTTCAACCTGCTGAAACATGGGATATTGCCCTCGCTGGCTACAATCATCGGGCTTGTTGTCATATACTTTACCATGAGTGATATATTTAAAAAGTTCCTTGTCACTCCAAGCGCAGTAAATGACGCATATTTCGTGTCTTTCGTTGTTACTATCCTGTGGATACTGTTAGGTGGTATAGTGGTAACACTTTACTATAGAATTAAAAAGCCTGAAATTCTGAAAGATGCAGGGGAATTCAATATGAAGTCCAGAACATAA
- a CDS encoding formyltransferase family protein codes for MHEAVINSGARFSGCTIHFATDDVDNGPIIDQRIVSVDDYETPETLEEKIHEEEHKSLVFSINLILKNKYKISGKRVIRKL; via the coding sequence GTGCACGAAGCGGTTATAAATTCAGGCGCAAGGTTTTCAGGGTGTACAATACATTTTGCAACAGATGATGTGGACAATGGGCCTATTATAGACCAGAGAATTGTAAGTGTAGATGATTACGAAACACCGGAAACATTAGAGGAAAAAATACATGAAGAAGAGCATAAATCATTGGTTTTCTCAATAAATTTAATATTAAAGAATAAATATAAGATATCAGGAAAAAGGGTTATAAGAAAATTATAA
- a CDS encoding nucleoside phosphorylase, which translates to MVFKSKKGDIAGNALVVANVDRFNMVKNKLSDIKLVNDFMGYYTYTGFYENKRLTLSWSGIGNTSLALDTLELYKLGAKNIIRFGSTASINKNIKPGSYVMPISYSHNNGGLFNEEIKDNLSISLSADYDLLKKFDLNLKDYEHYITDAFTTDSQKVRTNEFIDKLNKLGIDNLDMEGSALYLNSKLYNFKALSVLTVYSNLITGESLSLEEIREKEEILFKIIVDSI; encoded by the coding sequence ATGGTTTTTAAATCTAAAAAAGGAGATATTGCAGGAAATGCATTAGTAGTAGCAAATGTAGATCGTTTTAATATGGTTAAAAATAAATTAAGCGATATAAAGCTTGTTAATGATTTTATGGGATATTATACATATACAGGTTTTTATGAAAATAAAAGACTAACATTATCATGGAGCGGAATAGGAAATACTTCGCTTGCACTGGATACTTTAGAGCTTTATAAATTAGGGGCAAAAAATATTATAAGATTCGGTTCGACAGCATCCATAAATAAGAATATTAAACCCGGTTCATATGTAATGCCAATATCATATTCGCATAATAATGGCGGATTATTCAACGAAGAAATTAAGGACAATTTATCTATATCATTATCTGCTGATTATGATTTATTAAAAAAATTTGATTTGAATCTTAAAGATTATGAACATTATATTACAGATGCTTTTACTACTGATTCGCAGAAAGTAAGGACAAATGAATTCATAGATAAATTAAATAAATTAGGCATAGATAATTTGGATATGGAAGGATCTGCTCTTTATTTAAATTCTAAATTATATAATTTTAAAGCTTTATCAGTTCTTACGGTATATTCAAATTTAATTACAGGGGAATCCTTAAGTTTAGAAGAAATAAGAGAAAAGGAAGAAATATTGTTTAAAATTATTGTAGATAGCATTTAA
- a CDS encoding adenosine-specific kinase, with translation MEIVAVEINKPEDVNIILGYSHFIKTVEDMNEIIKTTIPGCEYAIVFSEASGDKLIRYEGNNKELIDCGIENIKKISAGHTFMILLRNAFPINILPQLKMTQELGAIFAATANPIKVILAKTENTNAVIGVADGYSPVGVETDKDKEKRRKFLRDIGYKS, from the coding sequence ATGGAAATTGTTGCCGTAGAAATTAACAAACCTGAAGATGTGAACATCATATTAGGTTATTCACATTTCATCAAAACGGTTGAAGATATGAATGAAATCATAAAAACAACCATTCCAGGGTGTGAATATGCTATTGTATTTTCTGAAGCTTCCGGCGATAAATTAATCCGTTATGAAGGTAACAATAAGGAGTTGATAGACTGTGGAATAGAAAATATCAAAAAAATTTCTGCCGGGCACACGTTTATGATACTGCTTAGAAATGCATTTCCAATTAACATCCTGCCACAATTGAAGATGACGCAGGAGCTCGGGGCTATTTTTGCTGCCACTGCAAATCCTATCAAAGTGATACTTGCGAAAACAGAAAATACAAATGCAGTTATAGGCGTTGCGGATGGCTATTCCCCTGTTGGAGTTGAAACAGATAAAGATAAGGAAAAACGCAGGAAATTCCTCAGGGACATAGGTTATAAGTCTTAG
- a CDS encoding MFS transporter: MNKKIVFTSLPGFTAALEATMILLAIPEISKEFSISYSESTLLIIIFVITETLLVIPFSLIADKKGIKKVMITGSFIMLIASILIFISNNFIVMLLLRAIQGIGGSMVILTSLSYASLISSDINRGKSIGLNHTIISLGYVIGLPLGGLMASINYKYLFLFTAFLSLLSIILIINIDEIKGKSEIGKSSFYITLLFSGLILSIYYIPFIIIAIIGLVLSFRIKLSKEFSLSSFSGFLHSITRNMLAAYFVFLLYSLKYSPLIVGLLVLIYPLFFTFTSFISGKLHDKYGLKIASLGFLSMSVFSLLLFFNFLFPEVFLGSSTGVATTSNTAYTMNSLNKNDRITGSGIRSLQGIVTNAIGLGIASKLLLNLNYVILIIIIFNLTALSITLILYKNKLKL; encoded by the coding sequence ATGAATAAAAAAATAGTATTTACATCATTGCCTGGATTTACAGCAGCGTTAGAAGCAACAATGATTCTACTTGCTATACCTGAAATATCAAAGGAATTCAGCATATCATATTCAGAATCGACATTATTAATAATAATATTTGTAATAACAGAAACATTGCTTGTTATTCCTTTTTCATTAATAGCAGATAAAAAGGGAATAAAAAAGGTAATGATAACCGGTTCATTTATAATGCTAATAGCATCAATCTTGATTTTTATTTCAAATAATTTTATTGTAATGCTTTTATTAAGGGCAATTCAGGGCATTGGAGGATCAATGGTCATATTAACATCATTATCATATGCATCATTAATAAGCTCTGATATAAATAGAGGTAAATCAATAGGGTTAAACCATACAATAATAAGCTTAGGCTATGTTATAGGTCTTCCATTGGGCGGTTTAATGGCATCAATAAATTATAAGTACCTATTTTTATTTACAGCATTTTTATCATTATTATCAATTATATTAATAATAAATATAGATGAAATAAAAGGAAAATCAGAAATAGGAAAATCATCATTTTATATTACATTATTATTCTCCGGATTAATATTATCGATATATTATATTCCATTTATAATTATTGCAATAATAGGTTTAGTATTATCATTTAGAATTAAATTAAGCAAAGAATTTTCATTATCATCATTTTCAGGATTTTTACATTCTATAACAAGAAATATGCTTGCAGCATACTTTGTATTTTTATTGTATTCATTGAAATACAGTCCTTTAATTGTCGGTTTATTGGTTTTAATATATCCATTATTCTTTACATTTACATCATTTATTTCAGGAAAATTGCATGATAAATACGGATTAAAAATAGCATCCCTTGGATTTTTATCAATGAGTGTGTTTTCATTGTTATTATTCTTTAATTTTCTATTTCCTGAAGTATTTTTAGGTTCATCTACAGGAGTTGCAACAACATCAAATACAGCATATACAATGAATTCATTAAATAAAAATGATAGGATAACAGGTTCAGGAATAAGGTCATTGCAGGGAATAGTAACAAATGCAATCGGTCTTGGAATAGCCTCAAAATTACTGTTAAATTTGAATTATGTTATATTAATAATAATTATTTTCAATTTAACAGCATTATCAATTACATTGATTCTATATAAAAATAAACTAAAATTATAG
- a CDS encoding metallophosphoesterase has protein sequence MKDIQIVKDVFISDLYCVYLQDISAVVISDLHLGFEEEMNLHGIFLPKLQRSHVEKMVDQIMDRYSPSKIIINGDFKQEFSRNLPQEWDDVNHFIDRYRKESELIFVRGNHDNYLMTILKSNGLEIYDYYETDNYYIYHGDRDMSYRKLTILGHEHPSVVLRDEIGSVFKLPAFVYNNEQKMLITPAMSFFSSGTDVSESLLNNEHFTPVLKNVSKKFRAYGITEDFGLLDFGYVTDLAQKL, from the coding sequence TTGAAAGATATTCAGATTGTAAAAGATGTTTTCATATCAGACCTGTATTGCGTTTACCTGCAGGATATATCTGCAGTTGTAATTTCAGATCTGCACCTGGGTTTTGAGGAGGAAATGAACCTGCACGGTATTTTTTTGCCGAAATTGCAGAGAAGCCATGTTGAAAAAATGGTTGACCAGATAATGGATAGGTATTCACCATCTAAAATTATTATTAACGGAGACTTCAAACAGGAATTCTCCAGAAATCTTCCACAGGAATGGGACGATGTTAACCATTTCATTGACAGGTACAGGAAGGAGTCAGAGCTAATATTCGTAAGGGGAAACCATGACAACTACCTCATGACCATATTAAAGTCAAATGGCCTAGAAATATATGATTATTATGAAACTGATAATTATTACATATATCATGGAGACCGGGATATGTCCTACAGAAAATTAACTATACTGGGGCATGAACACCCTTCGGTAGTGCTCAGGGATGAAATTGGAAGTGTGTTTAAACTCCCTGCCTTTGTCTACAATAATGAACAGAAAATGTTAATCACCCCTGCAATGAGTTTTTTCTCTTCAGGAACAGATGTATCTGAATCCTTATTAAATAATGAACATTTCACTCCCGTTTTAAAAAATGTTTCAAAGAAATTCAGAGCTTATGGTATAACAGAAGACTTTGGCCTTCTCGATTTCGGGTATGTTACAGACCTTGCACAGAAATTATAA
- a CDS encoding nuclear transport factor 2 family protein, which yields MNNYKKFEIDFINAWNSHNIFELLKYYDDDMLYIHPGEEPKIIRKKGDFEVYLKKFFETFPDYTFTLINVAWNNNVGFGEWLGKATFNGLRYNLKISNKPFEIYGVDVLVLNKSHTCIKEEHVYFDVLSVLKAVGINIFK from the coding sequence ATGAATAATTATAAAAAATTTGAAATAGATTTTATTAATGCCTGGAATTCACATAATATTTTTGAATTACTAAAATATTATGATGATGATATGTTATATATACATCCAGGAGAAGAACCAAAAATTATAAGGAAAAAAGGTGATTTCGAAGTTTATTTAAAAAAATTTTTTGAGACATTTCCTGATTATACTTTTACATTAATAAACGTTGCATGGAATAATAATGTAGGATTTGGCGAATGGCTCGGAAAAGCCACTTTTAACGGTTTAAGATACAACTTAAAAATTAGTAATAAACCTTTTGAGATTTACGGTGTGGATGTTTTGGTTTTAAATAAATCGCACACATGTATAAAGGAAGAACATGTTTATTTTGATGTTTTATCTGTACTTAAAGCAGTTGGAATAAATATATTTAAGTGA
- a CDS encoding IS5 family transposase yields MTPQINNKINRSIKRYWIGSNRRWEKYNESLADRIEYLADLSFIRDYDSLLEENNNGKIGHPYKVPDALIMYLARLRSIFNVPFRSLEGMLRSLAIIANIKSISYSEIFRRIRRIKPDLNSNINSKLDCIIDSTGSKITIRGDYLRHKWHRKRNGWLKLHVIISLKDVTVLSFTITDEHTHDSKAARKLLSKMKNNILRIFGDRGYDSKYIYNMFGYNAIIPPRKNASTKSRGSSTRARIVRYIKKNSMEQLKENNSYGKRWLVEIYFSGLKRVMSEVIKAKKIEYIVQELALKVVNYNIMRGMTHVY; encoded by the coding sequence TTGACTCCACAAATCAATAATAAAATAAATAGAAGTATAAAAAGGTACTGGATTGGATCAAACAGGAGATGGGAAAAGTATAATGAATCACTTGCAGATAGAATAGAATACCTTGCAGATCTATCATTCATAAGGGATTATGATTCTCTATTGGAGGAAAATAATAATGGTAAAATAGGACATCCATACAAAGTACCCGATGCATTGATAATGTATTTAGCTAGATTAAGATCTATATTCAATGTTCCATTCAGGTCACTTGAAGGCATGTTAAGGTCCTTAGCAATTATAGCTAATATAAAATCAATATCATATAGTGAAATATTCAGGAGGATAAGGAGAATTAAGCCAGATCTGAATAGCAATATTAACAGTAAGCTGGATTGCATTATAGATTCTACTGGCTCTAAGATAACAATAAGGGGAGACTATTTAAGGCATAAATGGCATAGGAAAAGGAATGGATGGCTCAAATTACATGTAATAATATCATTAAAAGATGTTACTGTATTATCATTCACAATTACAGATGAGCATACACATGATTCTAAAGCTGCTAGAAAACTATTGAGTAAAATGAAAAATAATATTCTAAGAATATTTGGAGATAGGGGATATGATTCAAAGTATATTTACAATATGTTCGGATATAATGCAATAATACCTCCCAGGAAAAATGCTTCTACCAAATCCAGAGGTTCATCCACAAGGGCCAGGATTGTAAGATATATTAAAAAGAATTCTATGGAACAGTTGAAAGAGAACAATAGCTATGGCAAAAGGTGGCTCGTGGAAATATATTTTTCAGGATTAAAAAGAGTAATGTCAGAGGTAATTAAAGCTAAGAAAATAGAGTATATTGTACAGGAATTAGCTCTTAAGGTAGTTAATTACAATATTATGAGGGGGATGACACATGTCTATTAA
- the gltA gene encoding citrate synthase has protein sequence MEEISPGLENVYIKYTELTFIDGQKGIMRYRGYDINELAEKSSFEKVSYLMLFGKFPDDSELKNFQNKINSHLALDDYLKDILRAMPETSDSLGILQTLLSAKASKESNYKYTKENDGEKIPEILGSVLSMVANIYRLKSGNNIIDPEPGESYAETFLKACSGSADKNKISAMDSALILYMDHEIPASTTAALVTASTLSDMYSSLASAIAALRGPLHGGAAEGAYRQFLEIGEPENVNAWFENNILNGKRRLVGFGHRVYRTYDPRLKTFKKYADILSTTEEQKKILAIAKRLEEAGVKAFGSKGIYTNTDFYAGMVFNAIGFPVDMFTTLFGLSRISGILAHITEYVETQERLIRPRAIYRGSGERKYPE, from the coding sequence ATGGAAGAAATTAGCCCGGGACTTGAAAACGTATACATAAAATATACAGAATTGACTTTTATTGATGGACAGAAAGGAATAATGCGATACAGGGGATATGATATTAATGAACTGGCAGAAAAATCATCCTTTGAAAAAGTTTCTTATCTAATGCTTTTCGGAAAGTTTCCTGATGATTCCGAATTAAAAAATTTCCAAAATAAGATAAACAGCCATCTGGCACTGGATGATTATTTAAAGGATATACTAAGAGCCATGCCAGAAACCTCTGATTCACTTGGAATATTGCAGACACTGTTGTCAGCGAAAGCATCTAAAGAATCTAATTATAAATATACGAAAGAAAATGATGGGGAAAAAATACCAGAAATTCTGGGCTCTGTCCTTTCTATGGTTGCAAATATATACAGGCTCAAATCAGGAAACAATATAATAGACCCTGAACCCGGTGAAAGTTATGCAGAAACATTCCTGAAAGCCTGTTCTGGAAGTGCAGATAAAAATAAAATAAGTGCTATGGATTCTGCACTTATTCTTTATATGGATCATGAAATACCGGCATCCACAACAGCTGCACTGGTAACAGCATCCACACTATCTGATATGTATTCATCACTGGCATCAGCCATTGCAGCATTGCGTGGCCCACTCCATGGCGGAGCCGCTGAGGGTGCTTACAGGCAGTTTCTGGAAATAGGGGAACCAGAAAATGTTAATGCATGGTTTGAAAACAATATACTCAATGGGAAAAGAAGGCTTGTTGGATTCGGGCACAGGGTTTACAGGACATATGACCCCCGTTTGAAAACTTTCAAGAAATATGCCGATATACTTTCAACAACAGAAGAGCAGAAAAAAATACTGGCTATTGCAAAAAGGCTTGAAGAAGCAGGTGTCAAAGCTTTTGGGTCTAAGGGTATATATACAAATACAGATTTCTATGCAGGGATGGTTTTTAATGCAATAGGCTTTCCGGTAGACATGTTTACCACTTTATTTGGACTTTCAAGAATATCAGGGATTCTGGCACACATTACAGAATACGTGGAAACACAGGAGAGGCTTATCAGGCCAAGGGCGATATATAGAGGTTCTGGAGAAAGGAAATACCCGGAATAA